One Chloroflexota bacterium genomic window, AAAGGGCGTCGTCCTCCTCATTGCTCGTAATGATCTCGTCGCCCGGCGTCAGCGGCAAACCCGAGACCACCATGCTGATGCTGTTGGAGACGTTGTTCACCATCGAGATCGTATCGGCAGGCACGTGAAATAACCGCGCCAGCGCCTCCCGGGTGCGTTGCTTGTGCAGAAAGCGCTCGTCGCGGCGGCTCTGGAACCACGGGCCTTGCTCAAAAAAGAACTGCCAGCGGTCGGTCACTTCATCCAGCACCGGACGGGCGTTCATCCCAATGCCGGCCGTGTGCAGGTAGATGCCGTGTTGCAGCGCCGGAAAGTCCTCTCGAATGCGCGGAATGTCCAACATGCCTTATCCTCTTCTGGTTCTGTACCGCCTAAACGCTTGGACTCGGTTCATCGGACCTATAGTCCGCACTTTCGGACTCTCGTCCGCGTGCTCGTGCACCGGGAAGCGCAGCCTCGTTAACAGGCCGTAGCGCGGGGGTTTATCCCCCGCTTCCCCGCTCGGCGTCAAATAGCAAGCATTAGCTTAGGCAAGCGCTTACTACTGCTACCGCACCGCCTCGCCGCTCAGCGGCTAGCCCGACCCGCCGGGCCGGTCGTACGATGTGCTTTCGGCCGCGAACTTCGTCTTGCCGAGCGCAGCTTGCATTTCATCCACGGTAAGCAGCGGCGTCGTCTTAACTGTCTTGACGTGACCCGGCGAAATGGCGGCAATCACTGCGGCCGCGGCGGTCATGCCGTCCGGGGCCTCGAAGATCACGACCCCATCGTAGTCGCCAAAGGCATACCACACGCCGATCAGACGGCCGCCGAGGCTCTCCAGCAGCGGCTCGATGGCGTCCCTCCGGTCCTCCGGACTATTGGCCAGTTGCTTCCAGGTCTCTATGTCATAGGAAAACTGTGACATGAACGTAGGCATTGCGCATCAATCCTTTCTGTTGTGCACTATCCGCGATCATCGCCCTTGAGAGCACGCGGACTAACGCTCTTCCCCGTGCAGGCCACGCTGGAACATAGACTTGGCATTTGCCCATATCCGCAGTCCGCGGACAACAGACCCTCAACCAGCCAAGATTCGCCAGCCTGACCTGCAATCCATCCGTCTCTAGTATATCCCGTCGGCTCCGTTCTGACCGCCTGCAGCAGCCAGAGAATTGCCCCACACTTTCATCATTCCAGCGGGATGCCCGTCGTTCCCTTGAAAGGGACTCCGTCACTCTTGTTGTCAGAACTGCTCGTAGCACATGCGGCGGTTCGCGCCTAGGACAGCCGCCGCACCGCCCTCTGCAGCGCATCAGCATTGCGGCGGTGGAAGTCTTGTTCGCGGGCGCTGATGCCCGTAATCATAAGACGCGGCATCAGGGACTCCGCCACCGGACACCAACCCCGCCGGTACGGCAGCGGCTGCGACTGCGGGTCGCGGCTTACGCCGTACGCGCCGCCCAAACTGAAAACGGGATGCAGGTACGCCGGCACGCCGACGTAGCCGAAGCTGAACGCGGCTTCTTCCGCAGCACATGCCTCCCTAAATGCCTCCAGTGAGGGTCCGCCCGAATGCGGCGCAAACGCCGCCACCCAAAGATGGTAGGCATGGACGCTATCTGGGCTGGCTGCTTGGGGCTTAAGCCACGGGCAGCCTTCCGCTGCCTCCGCATAGAGCTGGGCGCTGGCGCGGTCTTCCGCCACGTAGTCACGCGCGCGGCGCAACTGCACCCGTGCCACGGCGGCGGTCATTTCGGTCATGCGGAAATTGTGCGCCAGCCGCGTCGGCGCCGCGCCAAACGTAATAATGGCGCGTACTTGCTCGGCAAGATACGCATCATTCGTGACCGCAATACCGCCGTCGCCGGTGCTCAGGTGCTTCGACGACTGGAAGCTGAAGACGCCCACAGAGCCGAGCGTCCCCGCATTGCGCCCCTGAAACTCGCCGAACAGCACGTGGGCGCAGTCTTCGATCACAGGTAGCCTGTGCGCCTCCGCGACCGCCAGAATGCCTGACATGTCCGCGGGTTCGCCCCAGTGGTGGGTAACGATGATAGCCTTGGTGCGCGGCGTGATGCGCTCTGCCAGCGAGGTGGGGTCCATGTTGTGGGTGGACTCGTCAACGTCCGCGTACACGGGCATGGCCCCCGTATAGAGCACCGCCAGACCGCCGAAGAGCACCAGCGGATCGCACACCATCTCATCACCGGCGCCGACACCCACCGCCCAGAGCGCCGCATGCAGCCCGCCCATGGCGGAATTGCAGGAAATCGCATGGTTCGCCCCCAGCGCCGCCGCAAACTCCTCTTCCAGCGCCGCCGCCTCCGACCCGGCGCTGAGCACCCCGGATTCCAGCACCCGCGTCACCGCCGCGATGTCCTCCGCGTCGAAAACTTTCTTGCTCATAGTGCTTGCCCTCTCACGTGCCTATCGCGCAAAACGTCGTATTGGTCTCTTGATGATACTGTATTGAGCGCAGCTAGTTGCTTGCCCCGCCGCCTGTGGCATCGTCTGCTCTTAGACGTCCCCTGCCTCCGTGTCCGGCAAAACATAAGGGCACGACACGTCGTGCCTCTACACTCTCCCTCAATGAGACAGCCGAAAAGTGCTCGACTCACTTTCGGCACTTTGCTGTGTTATCCTTCAAATCCAGGAGCATATGACACGTCCCGCAACGCTTCCGGCAAGTCCAACCGTACCTGCATCGACGTGGCCGAGCAGTCCCGCCGATTCCCGTACGACGAAACCGCCCAAGCGTGGATCTTAGAACGCCGTTGGCCGCTGCCTGGAGCGCGCGCATGACACCGTACGAGTTCATCGATAAGTGGCGAGCCTCCACGCTGACGGAGCGCTCAGCGTCGCAGCAACATTTCCTCGACCTCTGCGAGTTGCTGGGCGAACCCAAACCCGCTGACGTCGACCCGACCGGCGAGACGTACTGCTTCGAGCGGGGAGCTCGCAAGGACTCCGGCAAGGACGGCTGGGCCGATGTCTGGAAGCGCCATCACTTCGCCTGGGAGTACAAGGGCAAACATAAGAACCTCGACGCGGCATTCGACCAGCTCCGTCAGTACTCGCTGGCGCTGGAAAACCCCCCGCTGCTGATCGTCTGCGATATGCTGCGGTTCCGCATCCGCACCAACTGGACGAACAGCGTCAGCAGAACTTACGAGTTCGGCCTGGACGACCTGGCTGACGCCGCGACACGCGACAAGCTCAAGTGGGTGTTCTCGGACCCGGAGCGGCTGCGGCCGGGGGAGACGCGGCAAGCGCTCACCGAAAAGGCGGCGCAGTCCTTCGCGGCGGTCGCGCAGGCGCTACGGGAGCGCGGACACGACCCGCGCGCAGTTGCGCACTTCGTAAACCGCCTCGTCTTCTGTATGTTCGCTGACGACGTGGGCCTGCTGCCTGGCCAGATGTTCACGCGGATGCTGGAACAGGCGCGACTCACCCCGGGGGACTTTGCCGACCTTGCCGGCGATCTCTTCCGGGTGATGGCCTCCGGCGGACGCGTCGGCTTCGAGACGGTTGAATGGTTCAACGGGGGGCTGTTCGACGACGACACGGCGTTGCCTCTGGAAAAGTCCGACATTGACACCGTGCTGGCGGCGGCGCGCCTTGATTGGTCCGAGGTCGACCCGTCGATCCTCGGCACGCTCTTTGAGCGCGGGCTGGACCCCAGCAAGCGCGCCCAGCTTGGCGCGCACTACACCGACCGCGACAAGATCATGCTGATCGTCGAGCCGGTGGTGAACCGCCCGTGGCTTGACGAATGGTCCGTGGAGAAGGCCAAGATCACAACTGAGTTGGAACGTGGGGATGCCGCCAAGTCTCCCTCCACTCGCACGAACCGCCGGAACGCAGCCGAACGGCGGTACCGGACGTTCCTCGACCGGCTGCGGGCGTTCACGGTGCTCGACCCGGCATGCGGCTCCGGCAACTTCCTCTATCTGGCCTTGCAGGCGCTCAAGGACCTGGAGCACCGGGTGCAAGTCGAAGCGGAGGCGTTCGGCTTCCAGCGGGCGTTCCCTGGGATCGGCCCGGCCAACGTCAAGGGCATCGAGATCAACCCATACGCGGCGGAGTTGGCGCGTGTATCGGTTTGGATCGGCGAGATTCAGTGGATGCGGCGCAACGGCTTTTCGGAAGCGCGCGATCCGATTCTGAAGCCGCTCGACACCATCGAGTGCCGTGACGCGATCCTGACACCGGACAACACCGAACCGGATTGGCCGAAAGCGGACGTGGTAATCGGCAATCCGCCGTTCCTGGGAAATCGGCGAATGCGCCGGGAGCTAGGGGACGCCGTAGCCGACGCGCTGCCCGCGGTGTACGCCGATTGGGTAGGCGGTAGACCGGATCTGGTGTGCTACTGGTTCGCCAAAGCCGGACGGCTCGTCGCTGAGGGTCGGCTGAAACGCGTCGGCCTCGTGGCTACAAATTCCATCCGCGGCGGCACAAACCGGCTTGTACTGGACCGCATTCTCGAACAGGGTGCCATCTTTGAAGCGTGGTCGGACGAGCCGTGGGTCGTGGATGGCGCCGCTGTCAGGGTCTCGCTGATATGTTTCGCTAGCAGCGACGATGGTTTGGCTGTCCGCCTCAATGGGGAAGACACGCCCCGAATCAACGCTGACTTGACGGGCGGCTCGCTCGATTTGACGCAGGCCGCCCCATTGGGAACGAACTCAGGCGCGGCTTTCCAGGGCGATATCAAGCGTGGGCCGTTTGATATCCCCGGTGACCTGGCGCGTGAGTGGCTCCGTCTGCCGGCGAACCCGAACAGCCGAACGAACGCTGACGTTCTGAAGCCGTGGGTAAACGGGATGGACCTGACCCGCCGGCCGGCAGGCAAGTGGATCATCGACTTTGGCGACGAAATGGGCGAGGCCGAAGTCGCGCTTTACGAAGCGCCTTTCACCTACGCTCTCGAGCATGTCAGACCGATTCGGCAACGAAATCGTGAGAAGTTGAGCCGTGAGTTCTGGTTCCGGCATTGGAACCCTCGGCCTGCAATGTGGGCAGCGCTCGACGGCCTGTCGCGATATATTGCGACTCCGACCGTCGCCAAGCACAGGCTATTCGTATGGTGTGAATCGCGCATCTGTCCCGATCATCAGTTGATCGTCATCGCCCGCGACGACGACACGACGTTTGGGATCCTGCATAGCCGGTTTCATGAGGTCTGGTCGCTCCGGCTCTGCACGTGGCTTGGCAAGGGCAACGACCCTCGCTACACGCCGAGTACCACCTTCGCGACGTTCCCGTTCCCGCCCGGCCTGACGCCGGACGTGCCCGCGGCTGAGTACGCCTCCGACCCGCGTGCGCTCGCCATTGCGGACGCCGCCCGGTGCCTCGTGAGTCGGCGCGACCGTTGGCTTAACCCGCCGGAGTGGGTCGAGTGGGTCGACGAGCCGGTCCCCGGCTATCCAAAGCGGCCCGTTCCTCGCGACGAGGCGGCAGCGCAGGAACTCAAGCAGCGCACGCTCACGAACCTCTACAACGCCCGCCCGCAATGGCTCGCCGACGCACACGCAGCCCTTGACGCCGCCGTGGCTGCCGCATACGGTTGGCCGGCGGACATTTCGGATGAAGACTTTCTCACCGAGTTGCTGGCGCTCAACAGCGGCGCGGGTAGGGACGATTAGTAGTAACCATCCTTTTGAGTTAGCAGGTCAACCCTCTCCCACTCTTGGGCTGACAGGAGTATGTATTCTACACTTGCATTCACATGTCATTCCGAACTGAACGCAGCGGAGTGTCGCTAAGAGCGCAGAATCTAAGGCACACTCCCGCAAAATCAGCATCTCTAGATTCCTCGCTGCGCTCGGAATTGTAAATGTCAGGTAATTCTTTGACAGATTTGGTAGAAGAAACATGGGAGCAAGGCTCTGTGCTTGCCTGAATACATGTCATTCCGAACGGAGCGTAGCGGAGTGTCGCTCGTAGCGCGGAATCTAGAGTGCTGAGACCGTGAAAGTGTGTTGAGCAGGGA contains:
- a CDS encoding GYD domain-containing protein produces the protein MPTFMSQFSYDIETWKQLANSPEDRRDAIEPLLESLGGRLIGVWYAFGDYDGVVIFEAPDGMTAAAAVIAAISPGHVKTVKTTPLLTVDEMQAALGKTKFAAESTSYDRPGGSG
- a CDS encoding DegT/DnrJ/EryC1/StrS family aminotransferase; this encodes MSKKVFDAEDIAAVTRVLESGVLSAGSEAAALEEEFAAALGANHAISCNSAMGGLHAALWAVGVGAGDEMVCDPLVLFGGLAVLYTGAMPVYADVDESTHNMDPTSLAERITPRTKAIIVTHHWGEPADMSGILAVAEAHRLPVIEDCAHVLFGEFQGRNAGTLGSVGVFSFQSSKHLSTGDGGIAVTNDAYLAEQVRAIITFGAAPTRLAHNFRMTEMTAAVARVQLRRARDYVAEDRASAQLYAEAAEGCPWLKPQAASPDSVHAYHLWVAAFAPHSGGPSLEAFREACAAEEAAFSFGYVGVPAYLHPVFSLGGAYGVSRDPQSQPLPYRRGWCPVAESLMPRLMITGISAREQDFHRRNADALQRAVRRLS
- a CDS encoding N-6 DNA methylase, producing the protein MTPYEFIDKWRASTLTERSASQQHFLDLCELLGEPKPADVDPTGETYCFERGARKDSGKDGWADVWKRHHFAWEYKGKHKNLDAAFDQLRQYSLALENPPLLIVCDMLRFRIRTNWTNSVSRTYEFGLDDLADAATRDKLKWVFSDPERLRPGETRQALTEKAAQSFAAVAQALRERGHDPRAVAHFVNRLVFCMFADDVGLLPGQMFTRMLEQARLTPGDFADLAGDLFRVMASGGRVGFETVEWFNGGLFDDDTALPLEKSDIDTVLAAARLDWSEVDPSILGTLFERGLDPSKRAQLGAHYTDRDKIMLIVEPVVNRPWLDEWSVEKAKITTELERGDAAKSPSTRTNRRNAAERRYRTFLDRLRAFTVLDPACGSGNFLYLALQALKDLEHRVQVEAEAFGFQRAFPGIGPANVKGIEINPYAAELARVSVWIGEIQWMRRNGFSEARDPILKPLDTIECRDAILTPDNTEPDWPKADVVIGNPPFLGNRRMRRELGDAVADALPAVYADWVGGRPDLVCYWFAKAGRLVAEGRLKRVGLVATNSIRGGTNRLVLDRILEQGAIFEAWSDEPWVVDGAAVRVSLICFASSDDGLAVRLNGEDTPRINADLTGGSLDLTQAAPLGTNSGAAFQGDIKRGPFDIPGDLAREWLRLPANPNSRTNADVLKPWVNGMDLTRRPAGKWIIDFGDEMGEAEVALYEAPFTYALEHVRPIRQRNREKLSREFWFRHWNPRPAMWAALDGLSRYIATPTVAKHRLFVWCESRICPDHQLIVIARDDDTTFGILHSRFHEVWSLRLCTWLGKGNDPRYTPSTTFATFPFPPGLTPDVPAAEYASDPRALAIADAARCLVSRRDRWLNPPEWVEWVDEPVPGYPKRPVPRDEAAAQELKQRTLTNLYNARPQWLADAHAALDAAVAAAYGWPADISDEDFLTELLALNSGAGRDD